The sequence below is a genomic window from Pyrobaculum sp. 3827-6.
CGTACAGCGCGAAAAACGCCACCACCACAGCCACTACGTCTAGGAGGATCTCCACTAGGTAGAAGAAGCCCTGCCTCAGCTTAGCCACGGCGATGGTGGACAGCGGCTCGCCTAGCGGCAACAACGCGGCCCCCGCGCCGATTGCGAAGGCGCCGTAGACGGCCGCCCTGGCCTTGTATGCATGCGGAGCGTTGGCGAAGCCCAGCAACTCGGCCAGCACAGCCGACGCAACAATGGCAGAGATGACGCTACTAGACATCCCGAGGAGCAGTATGAGTAGCGCAATAACAGCCGGCTTAGCTAAGGCCTCTGCCCAGGCGGCGAGCCTGTTGCGGAAGGCGTAGAAGACAAGCCCCGCGGCGAGGACGACTTGAGTAATGCCAATTGGCAAATACCCCAAGCCCGGCTGGTAGACGGACACCGGGTGGAGAAGCGCCTCTTTCAAAAGCTCCCAGCTCCACAAACCAGCCAGAGACACGCCGGCGGCACCCACGGCGAGAAAAAACAGCTCAATATTATGCTCCACCTTCTTCGAAACAAGAGGCGGCACCACTAGCACAACGAGGAAGACTATCTGGAGGAGATGCTCCAACGCCACGGAGCGGCCGCCGGGCCCCCCTTTAAAAAGTTTACTCCAACCGCCACCACAAGTTCGAGACATTCGAGACAGAGCGCACACACCAGGGGGCTACACAGGCTAGACGGGGAGCTTACTACACGGGGTCGCACGATGCAGAGGAACCTCCCGCTTATGTCGGCCATCATGGACGCTGGCTAGGGGGATGCCGGCGGATGCGCCCCGACGGCCGTCTAAGGCTTGACACGCCATGTGTCGTTACCTATACAGAACGCCCTTGTTCACGTCGGCACAAGTCCTCCTCTACGTATCTCGGCAACAGCTTTAGATACTTCGAGCCGGGGCCGTGCTCAGCGATGTGTCTAAGCGCCTCGTCGCACGTCTGTACATACAGCCCACAGCGGAATCGCACGCCAGTGACTAATCCCTCAACTACCTCGGCCTCCTTGCCCAGCCTAGTTCCGAGGGAGGCGCGGCCCCGCCCCCTCCAGACACGTAGCGAGGTTTTCGCAACCCTCTCCACCACGGTATCGAGCGACGGGCATACGAACTGGAGATACGGGGGGTGAAATGGAAGGAGGAGCGCCGTACCTAAA
It includes:
- a CDS encoding DUF1646 family protein, with product MALEHLLQIVFLVVLVVPPLVSKKVEHNIELFFLAVGAAGVSLAGLWSWELLKEALLHPVSVYQPGLGYLPIGITQVVLAAGLVFYAFRNRLAAWAEALAKPAVIALLILLLGMSSSVISAIVASAVLAELLGFANAPHAYKARAAVYGAFAIGAGAALLPLGEPLSTIAVAKLRQGFFYLVEILLDVVAVVVAFFALYAYLTLKRVGAFGVEIEPYEPELREVLLRAARVFIFIFALTLLGEFFKPMAEAVAGLGKEVLYVFGTLSAVADNATLVAALVSPDMAVETLRSFLISLVLAGGFTVPGNVPNIVLASVLKIGFKEWIKLALPIGLVVFTAVGMYVLFLAPHPPFIQQPQQPA